The following proteins are encoded in a genomic region of Laspinema palackyanum D2c:
- a CDS encoding M48 family metallopeptidase, producing the protein MQFDYEVVFSPKRKKLTITVERDRSIIVKAPTGTGLEKIQAIVESRKQWLYEKTRHTQKYRPPLHPPGKELVNGESLLYLGQNYRLEVVDTVDHISLVNNCFLVPKNQSKRRGEIFREWYIEQAKLVILPRVRHYAECLGASYNQAKITDSKYRWGSCTPKNNVTFNWRLVKAPMFVINYVVIHELTHFLEPNHTPRFWGIIRSQTPHMEKARNWLKVNGSLLDATL; encoded by the coding sequence ATGCAGTTTGACTATGAGGTTGTTTTCTCTCCAAAACGCAAGAAATTAACGATTACCGTTGAGCGCGATCGTTCGATTATTGTCAAAGCACCGACCGGAACAGGTTTGGAGAAAATTCAGGCGATCGTCGAGTCCCGCAAGCAATGGCTCTATGAAAAAACCCGCCACACCCAGAAATACCGCCCCCCGCTTCATCCTCCCGGCAAGGAACTGGTCAACGGAGAGTCTTTACTTTATTTAGGACAAAATTATCGGTTGGAGGTAGTTGATACAGTGGATCATATTTCACTGGTCAACAACTGCTTTCTAGTTCCCAAAAATCAGTCCAAACGACGGGGGGAGATATTCCGAGAATGGTATATCGAACAGGCAAAGTTGGTCATTCTGCCTCGGGTTCGCCATTATGCCGAATGTCTTGGAGCTTCCTATAACCAGGCGAAAATTACTGATAGCAAATACCGATGGGGGTCTTGTACTCCAAAGAATAACGTCACCTTCAACTGGCGTCTCGTCAAAGCTCCCATGTTTGTCATCAACTATGTGGTCATTCACGAGTTAACCCATTTTTTGGAACCCAACCACACGCCCCGCTTTTGGGGTATTATTCGCTCCCAAACTCCCCACATGGAAAAAGCAAGGAACTGGCTTAAGGTAAAT